The following are from one region of the Streptomyces decoyicus genome:
- a CDS encoding carbonic anhydrase — protein sequence MQQLTAHARSFEARCAARGEEFHRFGAGQSPQALFITCSDSRVVPSLITGAAPGDLFELRTAGNIVPAYRPEHPAGEAATIEYAVRVLGVEHIVVCGHSHCGAVGALVRGADLTGVPAVRGWLESAAGELSHGAGADAADRVTPELADAVQRHALAQAERLRAYPCVGEGIAAGRLSLDVWFYEVHTGAVRRHRPETGRFESL from the coding sequence ATGCAGCAACTCACCGCCCATGCCCGTTCCTTCGAGGCCCGCTGCGCCGCGCGCGGCGAGGAGTTCCACCGGTTCGGAGCCGGGCAGTCACCGCAGGCCCTGTTCATCACCTGCTCGGACTCGCGGGTCGTGCCCTCGCTGATCACCGGGGCGGCGCCGGGCGATCTGTTCGAGCTGCGCACCGCGGGCAACATCGTTCCCGCCTACCGCCCCGAGCACCCCGCGGGCGAGGCGGCCACCATCGAATACGCCGTGCGGGTCCTGGGCGTCGAGCACATCGTGGTGTGCGGTCACTCCCACTGCGGGGCGGTCGGCGCGCTGGTGCGCGGTGCGGACCTGACCGGCGTGCCCGCTGTGCGGGGCTGGCTGGAGTCCGCCGCGGGGGAGCTCTCGCACGGCGCGGGGGCGGACGCGGCGGACCGCGTGACGCCGGAACTCGCCGACGCCGTCCAGCGGCACGCGCTGGCGCAAGCGGAGCGGCTGCGGGCCTACCCGTGCGTGGGGGAGGGCATCGCCGCCGGGCGGCTCTCCCTGGACGTCTGGTTCTACGAGGTGCATACGGGGGCCGTGCGCAGGCACCGGCCGGAGACGGGGCGCTTTGAGTCGCTGTGA
- a CDS encoding nuclear transport factor 2 family protein, with product MEPRPPFPPFDEPGARQKVQAAEDAWNTRDPERVALAYTEDSVWRNRDTFLTGRDEIVDFLRQKWTRELDYALRKELWSYSGNRIAVRFQYESHDAAGEWWRSYGNELWEFDENGLMRRREAGIHDVAITGDERRIFGPRPEEERVRPLPFR from the coding sequence ATGGAGCCACGCCCCCCGTTCCCGCCGTTCGACGAGCCGGGCGCGCGACAGAAAGTGCAGGCCGCCGAGGACGCCTGGAACACCCGCGACCCGGAGCGGGTCGCCCTCGCCTACACCGAGGACTCGGTCTGGCGGAACCGCGACACCTTCCTCACCGGCCGCGACGAGATCGTCGATTTCCTGCGCCAGAAGTGGACCCGCGAACTGGACTACGCGCTGCGCAAGGAGCTCTGGTCGTACAGCGGCAACCGCATCGCGGTGCGCTTCCAGTACGAGTCCCATGACGCGGCCGGCGAGTGGTGGCGCAGCTACGGCAACGAGCTGTGGGAGTTCGACGAGAACGGTCTGATGCGGCGCCGGGAGGCCGGCATCCACGATGTCGCGATCACCGGCGACGAACGCCGCATCTTCGGGCCCCGCCCGGAGGAGGAGCGGGTTCGCCCGCTGCCGTTCCGCTGA
- the ddaH gene encoding dimethylargininase — protein sequence MSRVSRPRRYLVCEPRHFDVRYAINPWMRADAQVDTALAGRQWETLMGAYRDHGHTVETVPPVAGLPDMVFAANSAVVVGGRVFGSSFHAPQRRPESTEYETWFKAAGYDVYRPESLCEGEGDLVPAGRYILAGTGFRTTPAAHREVQEFFGVPTIGLQLVDPYFYHLDTALFVLEETAETGEANIAYYPGAFSTGSREVLRRLFPEAVLATREDAMAFGLNSVSDGRHVFVAPQAPGLIAQLVAHGYVPVPVDLSEFHKAGGGIKCCTQEIR from the coding sequence ATGAGTCGTGTGTCGCGCCCCCGGCGCTATCTGGTCTGCGAGCCCAGACACTTCGATGTGCGTTACGCGATCAATCCGTGGATGCGTGCGGACGCGCAGGTGGACACCGCCCTCGCGGGGCGCCAGTGGGAGACGCTGATGGGCGCCTACCGCGACCACGGGCACACGGTGGAGACCGTGCCCCCGGTGGCCGGGCTGCCCGACATGGTGTTCGCGGCGAACTCCGCGGTCGTCGTGGGCGGCCGGGTCTTCGGCTCGTCCTTCCATGCGCCGCAGCGGCGGCCGGAGTCCACGGAGTACGAGACGTGGTTCAAGGCGGCCGGGTACGACGTCTACCGGCCGGAGTCGCTGTGCGAGGGCGAGGGCGACCTCGTACCGGCCGGCCGCTACATCCTGGCGGGTACGGGCTTTCGCACCACACCGGCCGCGCACCGCGAGGTGCAGGAGTTCTTCGGCGTACCGACGATCGGCCTGCAACTGGTGGACCCGTACTTCTACCACCTGGACACCGCGCTGTTCGTCCTCGAGGAGACGGCGGAGACGGGCGAGGCGAACATCGCCTACTACCCCGGGGCGTTCTCGACCGGCAGCCGTGAAGTGCTGCGGCGGCTGTTCCCCGAGGCGGTGCTCGCCACCCGGGAGGACGCGATGGCCTTCGGCCTCAACTCCGTCTCCGACGGCCGCCATGTCTTCGTCGCCCCGCAGGCGCCCGGCCTGATCGCCCAGCTCGTCGCGCACGGCTATGTCCCCGTCCCCGTCGACCTCTCCGAGTTCCACAAGGCCGGCGGTGGCATCAAGTGCTGCACCCAGGAGATTCGCTGA
- a CDS encoding TetR/AcrR family transcriptional regulator, translating to MDLDEARARILDAAEKLFYDRGIQSVGMDELRTAAGVSLKRLYQCFPAKHDLVEAYLRRRDARWRASLGEYVAAHADAPEVRPLVVFDWLYTWFSDPGFRGCAFINSYGELGATSEGVGRVAREHKGALLSYLADLVRAVPVAPPEALAGQLALLVDGAITTAAITGEPDAARRARAAAAALLAAAGAGGAGRTAAPA from the coding sequence ATGGACCTCGACGAAGCCCGCGCACGGATACTCGACGCCGCGGAGAAGCTGTTCTACGACCGCGGGATCCAGTCCGTCGGCATGGACGAACTCCGCACCGCCGCCGGGGTGTCGCTCAAGCGCCTCTACCAGTGCTTCCCCGCCAAGCACGACCTCGTCGAGGCGTATCTGCGCCGTCGTGACGCCCGCTGGCGTGCCTCGCTCGGCGAGTACGTCGCCGCACACGCCGATGCCCCCGAGGTCCGGCCGCTCGTGGTCTTCGACTGGCTCTACACCTGGTTCTCGGACCCGGGTTTCCGCGGCTGCGCCTTCATCAACTCGTACGGTGAGCTGGGGGCGACCTCGGAGGGGGTCGGCCGCGTCGCCCGGGAGCACAAGGGCGCGCTCCTCTCTTATCTGGCCGACCTGGTCCGGGCCGTACCGGTTGCCCCACCCGAAGCGCTGGCCGGGCAGTTGGCGCTGCTCGTCGACGGTGCGATCACCACGGCCGCGATCACGGGCGAGCCCGACGCCGCCCGGCGGGCCCGTGCCGCCGCCGCAGCCCTCCTGGCAGCGGCCGGCGCGGGGGGCGCGGGGAGGACGGCCGCACCGGCCTGA
- a CDS encoding amidohydrolase family protein, translated as MAAPNNPHGPHGPHGKSTLRPGQFHGRQHLLVPELLLLPDGPVPHQAVLVRDGKFRKIGPAQQLIAAHPGLQPLRLDGHVLMPGFVDAHHHLTQSFGKAQSFGQPSEIFKAIWEPLEHALDEESAYVSAKLAALEALRGGFTTVADAGTRAPVDVRSVAQGTEEAGIRCVLSKIVSSGNGGPAHLGRWDGHPLIHPSLAIAVPEDAPGEVIKKTADLCAEAGAVLQIHVNEHLASVERSLKSVGRRPLEQLHHLGALGPHTLGAHATLLTPSEMRLLADSGAAISYNPVASAWKGNGVAPATMLAAMDVRFGMGTDGTRADGFRLIDAGETAQRLAYGMASGDSSCGAGRMWLEHATSRSADALGLGKVTGEIAVGKAADFLLVNLDVPELTPSYDLRWELVRLANRDQITAVVVNGKLRLWHGWPPDWNGPALVARAAELGPEVVRRAGLHRVEPT; from the coding sequence ATGGCCGCCCCCAACAACCCTCACGGCCCCCACGGCCCCCACGGCAAATCCACCCTTCGGCCCGGACAATTCCACGGCAGACAGCACCTCCTGGTGCCCGAGTTGTTGCTGTTGCCGGACGGGCCGGTGCCCCACCAGGCCGTGCTCGTCAGGGACGGAAAGTTCCGCAAGATCGGGCCGGCGCAGCAGCTCATCGCCGCGCACCCCGGCCTTCAGCCGCTCCGCCTGGACGGCCACGTGCTGATGCCCGGCTTCGTGGACGCGCACCACCATCTGACCCAGAGCTTCGGCAAGGCCCAGTCCTTCGGGCAGCCCTCGGAGATCTTCAAGGCCATATGGGAGCCGCTGGAACATGCCCTGGACGAGGAGAGCGCCTATGTCTCGGCGAAGCTGGCCGCGCTGGAGGCTCTTCGGGGCGGTTTCACCACCGTCGCCGACGCCGGGACCCGTGCCCCCGTGGACGTCCGGTCGGTCGCGCAGGGGACGGAGGAAGCCGGTATCCGGTGCGTACTGTCCAAGATCGTCTCCAGCGGCAACGGCGGCCCGGCGCACCTGGGCCGGTGGGACGGGCATCCGCTGATCCACCCCTCGCTGGCGATCGCCGTCCCCGAGGACGCCCCCGGCGAGGTCATCAAGAAAACCGCCGACCTGTGCGCGGAGGCCGGTGCGGTGCTCCAGATCCACGTGAACGAGCATCTCGCCTCCGTGGAACGCTCGTTGAAGTCCGTCGGCCGCCGCCCCCTGGAGCAGCTGCACCACCTCGGCGCGCTCGGCCCGCACACCCTGGGCGCACACGCCACCCTCCTCACCCCTTCGGAGATGCGGCTGCTGGCCGACTCCGGCGCCGCGATCAGCTACAACCCGGTGGCCAGCGCCTGGAAGGGCAACGGAGTCGCGCCCGCCACGATGCTGGCCGCGATGGACGTGCGCTTCGGCATGGGCACCGACGGCACCCGCGCCGACGGCTTCCGGCTGATCGACGCCGGGGAGACCGCACAACGCCTGGCGTACGGCATGGCCTCGGGCGACTCGTCCTGCGGCGCCGGCCGGATGTGGCTGGAGCACGCCACCTCCCGCAGCGCCGATGCGCTCGGACTGGGCAAGGTGACCGGCGAGATCGCCGTCGGCAAGGCCGCCGACTTCCTCCTCGTGAACCTCGACGTCCCCGAACTCACCCCCTCCTACGACCTGCGCTGGGAACTCGTCCGCCTCGCGAACCGCGACCAGATCACCGCGGTCGTCGTCAACGGCAAGCTCCGCCTGTGGCACGGCTGGCCACCGGACTGGAACGGCCCCGCCCTCGTCGCCCGAGCGGCAGAACTGGGCCCGGAGGTCGTACGCCGGGCGGGGCTGCACCGCGTGGAGCCGACCTGA
- the rocD gene encoding ornithine--oxo-acid transaminase: MTAPTRTVPAQAAPRSSAELIQAEGPVLAHNYHPLPVVVARAEGVWVEDVEGRRYLDMLAGYSALNFGHRHPALIEAAHRQLDQLTLTSRAFHNDRLAGFAEGLAALTGLDMVLPMNTGAEAVESGIKVARKWAYDVKGVPADRATIVVAGGNFHGRTTTIVGFSDDDTARIGFGPFAPGFRTVPYNDLAALEAALDETTAAVLIEPIQGEAGVLIPDDGYLTGVRELTRRNGCLFIADEIQSGLGRTGTTLAVEHESVVPDMLLLGKALGGGIVPVSAVVARREVLGVLGPGQHGSTFGGNPLAAAVGSAVVELLATGEFQRRAAELGEQLRTGLAALTGKGVTGFRARGLWAGVDIDPALGTGREISERLLKEGVLVKDTHGSTIRLAPPLTITAEELTSALGCLERALG; the protein is encoded by the coding sequence ATGACCGCTCCCACCCGCACCGTCCCCGCGCAGGCCGCTCCCCGTTCGTCCGCGGAGCTGATCCAGGCCGAGGGCCCGGTCCTCGCGCACAACTACCACCCGCTGCCGGTGGTGGTCGCGCGCGCCGAAGGCGTCTGGGTCGAGGACGTCGAGGGGCGCCGCTATCTCGACATGCTGGCCGGCTACTCGGCGCTCAATTTCGGCCATCGGCACCCGGCACTGATCGAGGCCGCGCACCGCCAGCTCGACCAACTCACCCTCACCTCCCGCGCCTTCCACAACGACCGCCTCGCCGGTTTCGCCGAGGGTCTTGCCGCGCTGACCGGCCTGGACATGGTGCTGCCGATGAACACCGGCGCCGAGGCGGTGGAGAGCGGCATCAAGGTCGCGCGCAAGTGGGCGTACGACGTCAAGGGCGTCCCCGCGGACCGGGCGACGATCGTGGTGGCCGGCGGCAACTTCCACGGCCGGACGACCACCATCGTCGGCTTCTCCGACGACGACACGGCCCGTATCGGCTTCGGCCCGTTCGCCCCCGGCTTCCGCACCGTCCCCTACAACGATCTCGCCGCGCTCGAAGCGGCCCTGGACGAGACGACGGCCGCCGTGCTGATCGAGCCCATCCAGGGCGAGGCGGGCGTCCTGATCCCCGATGACGGCTACCTCACCGGCGTCCGCGAACTGACGCGGCGCAACGGCTGTCTGTTCATCGCCGACGAGATCCAGTCCGGCCTGGGCCGCACCGGCACCACCCTCGCGGTCGAGCACGAGTCCGTGGTCCCGGACATGCTGCTGCTCGGCAAGGCCCTCGGCGGCGGCATCGTCCCGGTCTCCGCGGTCGTCGCCCGCCGCGAGGTGCTCGGTGTGCTGGGCCCCGGCCAGCACGGCTCGACCTTCGGCGGCAACCCCCTGGCGGCGGCGGTCGGCTCCGCCGTGGTCGAACTGCTCGCCACCGGAGAGTTCCAGCGCCGCGCCGCCGAGCTGGGCGAGCAGCTCCGCACCGGACTGGCCGCGCTGACCGGCAAGGGCGTGACCGGCTTCCGCGCCCGCGGCCTGTGGGCCGGCGTCGACATCGACCCCGCGCTCGGCACCGGACGGGAGATCAGCGAACGCCTGCTGAAGGAAGGCGTCCTGGTCAAGGACACCCACGGGTCGACGATCCGGCTCGCCCCGCCGCTGACCATCACCGCGGAGGAGCTGACGTCGGCGCTGGGATGCCTGGAGCGGGCGCTGGGGTAG
- a CDS encoding Lrp/AsnC family transcriptional regulator: MTNKAAPFDDLDRKIVAALIDNGRASFAEIGAAVGLSSTAVKRRVDRMRENNVITGFTATVRPAALGWLTEAYVEVYCDSAAPPRRLAEVVRNHPEIAAAMTVTGGADALLHVRATDVEHFEEVLERIRAEPFIRKTISYMVLSHLLPDSPEAGARQSSGGSAP; encoded by the coding sequence GTGACCAACAAGGCCGCGCCCTTCGACGACCTCGACCGCAAGATCGTTGCGGCGTTGATCGACAACGGCCGGGCGAGCTTCGCCGAGATCGGGGCGGCGGTCGGGCTGTCGTCCACCGCGGTGAAGCGCCGGGTGGACCGGATGCGGGAGAACAACGTGATCACGGGGTTCACCGCCACCGTCCGCCCGGCCGCGCTGGGGTGGCTGACCGAGGCGTATGTCGAGGTGTACTGCGACAGTGCGGCGCCGCCCCGCCGGCTCGCGGAGGTCGTGCGCAACCATCCGGAGATCGCGGCGGCGATGACCGTGACCGGCGGCGCCGATGCGCTGCTGCACGTACGGGCGACCGATGTCGAGCACTTCGAGGAGGTGCTCGAACGCATCAGGGCCGAGCCTTTCATCCGCAAGACGATCAGCTACATGGTGCTGTCCCACCTCCTGCCGGACAGCCCGGAGGCGGGCGCCCGCCAGTCCTCCGGAGGCTCCGCCCCCTGA
- the pdxR gene encoding MocR-like pyridoxine biosynthesis transcription factor PdxR, translated as MNRSKDRPIEQSITPASVAASLGTSSSARSSSPSAAAGSSDFLQLRIEDAPAGGRSVWLARELRGAIADGRLPVGSRLPATRVLAAELRVSRGVITEAYRRLTEDGQLAGRGRGGTVVVAAPVTTVAKGAAPTPYAHRTAAPSVAPPAPATVAPTAAPPAAPPAAPFAAPPGPEIFDELRAAPARIDLSPGVPDLSAFPRTAWLRAERSVLAGLASTELGYGDPRGTPALRLAVVNWLARNRGIRADPDEVLIVAGTAQALGLIAQVLHHDGIPEIAVEDPGSLGARQHLRHWQLATPPVPVDDDGIRVDALRASGARAVLLTPAHQFPTGVVLGGGRRRELMRWAAGGGLIVEDDYDAEHRYDRAPVPALRSLLPEQVCYAGSVSKLLAPALRVGWLLPPRKYRKALVDAKRFADLGNAALPQLVLARLMESGELERRLRLLRRRHRRRRDAMIAAIRDRLPEATVHGAAAGLHLTITFGRDGCRGSDTDLAAAALARGVKVQPLSWHSQRRYPPGLVLGYAARTADEIAEGVAVVGEALRGG; from the coding sequence GTGAACAGGTCCAAAGATCGGCCTATTGAGCAGTCCATAACTCCCGCGTCCGTCGCCGCGTCGCTCGGGACCTCCTCGTCCGCGCGCTCCTCGTCCCCTTCCGCGGCTGCCGGTTCCTCCGACTTCCTGCAACTGCGCATCGAGGATGCGCCCGCGGGCGGCCGGTCGGTCTGGCTCGCCCGGGAGTTGCGGGGCGCGATCGCGGACGGCCGGCTGCCGGTGGGGAGCCGGCTGCCCGCGACCCGGGTGCTCGCCGCCGAGCTGCGCGTCTCGCGGGGTGTGATCACCGAGGCGTATCGGCGGCTGACCGAGGACGGGCAGCTCGCCGGACGGGGGAGAGGCGGGACCGTGGTCGTCGCCGCTCCGGTGACCACGGTGGCGAAGGGCGCGGCTCCGACGCCGTACGCGCACCGGACCGCCGCGCCGTCTGTCGCTCCGCCCGCCCCTGCGACCGTCGCTCCGACGGCCGCTCCGCCCGCCGCTCCGCCCGCCGCTCCGTTCGCCGCCCCGCCCGGTCCGGAGATCTTCGACGAGCTGCGCGCCGCGCCCGCACGGATCGATCTCTCACCCGGCGTGCCCGACCTGTCCGCCTTCCCCCGCACGGCCTGGCTCCGCGCCGAACGCTCGGTGCTCGCCGGTCTCGCGTCCACCGAGCTCGGCTACGGGGACCCCCGCGGCACTCCGGCGCTGCGGCTGGCCGTCGTCAACTGGCTGGCACGTAACCGCGGGATCAGGGCGGACCCGGACGAGGTGCTGATCGTCGCCGGTACCGCACAGGCGCTCGGCCTGATCGCCCAGGTGCTGCACCATGACGGGATCCCGGAGATCGCGGTGGAGGACCCCGGCTCCCTCGGAGCGCGGCAGCATCTGCGCCACTGGCAGCTCGCGACGCCCCCGGTCCCGGTCGACGACGACGGGATACGCGTCGATGCGCTGCGGGCGAGCGGTGCGCGGGCCGTCCTGCTCACCCCGGCGCACCAGTTCCCCACCGGGGTGGTGCTCGGCGGTGGCCGGCGCCGCGAGCTGATGCGCTGGGCGGCCGGCGGCGGCCTGATCGTCGAGGACGACTACGACGCCGAGCACCGCTACGACCGCGCGCCGGTCCCCGCCCTGCGCTCGCTCCTCCCCGAGCAGGTCTGCTACGCCGGCAGCGTCTCCAAGCTGCTGGCCCCCGCCCTGCGGGTGGGCTGGCTGCTGCCGCCGCGGAAGTACCGGAAGGCGCTGGTCGACGCCAAGCGTTTCGCCGACCTCGGCAATGCCGCACTGCCCCAACTGGTCCTGGCCCGGCTGATGGAGTCCGGTGAACTGGAGCGCCGGCTGCGACTGCTGCGCCGCCGCCACCGCCGCCGCCGCGATGCCATGATCGCGGCGATCCGCGACCGGCTGCCGGAAGCGACCGTGCACGGCGCCGCGGCGGGCCTGCATCTGACGATCACCTTCGGGCGGGACGGCTGCCGGGGCTCCGACACGGACCTGGCCGCGGCCGCCCTCGCCCGCGGCGTCAAGGTCCAGCCGCTGTCCTGGCACAGCCAACGCCGGTACCCGCCGGGGCTGGTACTCGGTTATGCGGCGCGCACAGCGGACGAGATCGCGGAGGGGGTGGCCGTCGTCGGCGAGGCGCTGCGCGGCGGGTGA
- a CDS encoding SulP family inorganic anion transporter: MLTALKRTTSKLPPLPPGALRRDALASLVVFLVAVPLCVGVAVASGVPAELGLITGIVGGLVVGCLPGSSFQVSGPAAGLTVLVHEAVQKFGMASLGAIVLAAGVLQLVLGALRCGRWFRAISVAVVQGMLAGIGLILILGQVYAMADTDQPGSGLGKIAGLPGLAAGIAGSPEALTAFAVGVGTLGLLVLWQRMPAKVRVVPGPLAAIAVATLVTAVFALPVAKVEVHGLLASIQPPGLGELGGLAQLSVLGTVLAFTLIASAESLFSAAAVDRMTDGARTDYDKELMAQGAGNTVCGLLGALPMTAVIVRSATNVQAGAQTKASRILHGVWLLLFAALFPAALGVVPLAALAAVLVHAGAKLVPVRQLPQLWREHRGEAVILGVTAGAIVFTNMFEGVLLGLLLAVVKTAWDTSHVQADVRELTGGRTLVSLSGNATFLRLPKILDALEALPRDKPVELDLTELRHLDHACRTALDGWTAQHNGAAAAAPGDRPAAVTAGQPAGGPPQRG, translated from the coding sequence ATGCTCACCGCGCTCAAGCGCACCACATCCAAGCTTCCCCCGCTGCCTCCCGGCGCGCTCCGCCGTGACGCGCTCGCCTCGCTCGTCGTCTTTCTCGTCGCCGTCCCGCTGTGTGTCGGTGTGGCCGTCGCCTCGGGAGTGCCGGCCGAACTCGGGCTGATCACCGGCATCGTCGGCGGCCTCGTCGTCGGCTGTCTGCCGGGCAGTTCGTTCCAGGTCAGCGGCCCCGCCGCCGGGCTCACGGTGCTCGTCCATGAGGCCGTGCAGAAGTTCGGCATGGCGTCCCTGGGCGCCATCGTGCTCGCGGCCGGCGTCCTGCAACTGGTCCTCGGCGCGCTGCGCTGCGGCCGGTGGTTCCGGGCGATATCCGTCGCCGTGGTCCAGGGCATGCTGGCGGGGATCGGACTGATCCTCATCCTCGGCCAGGTGTATGCGATGGCCGATACCGACCAGCCCGGCAGCGGCCTCGGCAAGATCGCCGGGCTGCCCGGCCTCGCCGCCGGGATCGCCGGCAGTCCCGAGGCCCTCACCGCGTTCGCGGTCGGCGTGGGCACCCTCGGCCTCCTCGTGCTGTGGCAGCGGATGCCCGCGAAGGTCCGTGTGGTGCCCGGCCCGCTCGCCGCGATCGCCGTCGCCACCCTCGTGACGGCGGTGTTCGCGCTGCCCGTCGCCAAGGTGGAGGTGCACGGCCTGCTGGCGTCGATCCAGCCGCCCGGCCTCGGTGAACTCGGCGGCCTGGCCCAGCTGTCCGTCCTCGGCACCGTGCTCGCCTTCACCCTCATCGCGTCCGCGGAGAGCCTCTTCAGCGCCGCGGCGGTCGACCGGATGACCGACGGGGCGCGCACGGACTACGACAAGGAGCTGATGGCGCAGGGCGCGGGCAACACGGTCTGCGGGCTGCTCGGCGCGCTGCCGATGACCGCGGTGATCGTCCGCAGCGCGACCAATGTGCAGGCCGGGGCGCAGACGAAGGCCTCCCGCATCCTGCACGGTGTCTGGCTGCTGCTCTTCGCCGCGCTGTTCCCGGCGGCCCTCGGGGTCGTGCCGCTCGCCGCGCTCGCCGCCGTCCTGGTGCACGCCGGGGCGAAGCTGGTGCCCGTACGGCAGCTGCCGCAGCTGTGGCGGGAGCACCGGGGCGAGGCGGTGATCCTCGGGGTGACCGCGGGGGCGATCGTCTTCACCAACATGTTCGAGGGCGTGCTGCTCGGCCTGCTGCTCGCCGTCGTGAAGACCGCTTGGGACACCTCGCATGTGCAGGCCGACGTGCGGGAGTTGACCGGCGGGCGGACCCTCGTCTCGCTCAGCGGCAATGCGACCTTCCTGCGGCTGCCCAAGATCCTGGACGCGCTGGAGGCGCTGCCCCGCGACAAGCCCGTCGAGCTGGACCTGACGGAACTGCGGCACCTGGACCACGCCTGCCGCACCGCGCTGGACGGCTGGACCGCGCAGCACAACGGCGCGGCGGCCGCGGCCCCCGGGGACCGGCCGGCCGCGGTGACGGCCGGGCAGCCCGCGGGCGGGCCACCGCAACGCGGCTGA
- a CDS encoding IPT/TIG domain-containing protein gives MSTNVQSLSQELLRTAELPGQAAAPAPAGQMSRAAVPARLFLAVTSIPVGNNPVGLAIAPNGDLYVANSGSANVSVINTTTDTVVGGPIGVGGTPVWLTVAPNGNAYVTNRGSNTVTVIDTAGNTVIGAPIPVGAQPNFVAIAPNGNAYVANIGSNSVTVINTISNTVVGAPIAVGNQPWGIAVGADGIAYTANRAANSVTVFDTATNTVVGAPIPVGAGPIAVAVAGNNKVYVSNINGSNVSVIQFDPTLTIINPTQGPIAGGTVVTINGTNLTGASVDFGGIPATGVSVNATGTQITATIPPGAAAGPVIVTVTTPGGSASLVNGFTYLLPVHATSLVATPALSKLFPPHVYFPYLTATLTDQVTGLPVPGQTISFKIGSNLVGTATTDAQGVARFNETLILTLILAHGGYDAEFAGGSTGSAILSPSSDHAGVIEP, from the coding sequence ATGAGTACGAATGTTCAGTCGCTGTCGCAGGAGCTGCTGCGGACAGCCGAACTCCCCGGCCAGGCCGCTGCGCCCGCCCCGGCGGGGCAGATGAGCCGGGCGGCAGTCCCGGCGCGCCTCTTCCTGGCCGTCACGTCGATCCCTGTCGGCAACAATCCGGTCGGGCTGGCGATCGCCCCCAACGGCGACCTCTACGTCGCCAACTCCGGGTCGGCCAATGTGTCGGTGATCAACACCACCACGGACACCGTCGTCGGCGGCCCGATCGGCGTCGGCGGTACGCCGGTCTGGCTGACGGTCGCCCCCAACGGCAACGCCTACGTGACCAACCGGGGATCGAACACCGTGACGGTGATCGACACCGCCGGCAACACCGTGATCGGCGCCCCGATCCCCGTCGGCGCCCAGCCGAACTTCGTGGCGATCGCGCCCAACGGCAACGCCTACGTCGCCAACATCGGGTCGAACAGCGTGACGGTGATCAACACCATCAGCAACACCGTCGTCGGCGCCCCGATCGCCGTCGGCAACCAGCCGTGGGGAATCGCGGTCGGCGCCGACGGAATCGCCTACACCGCAAACCGGGCGGCGAACAGCGTGACGGTGTTCGACACCGCCACCAACACCGTCGTCGGCGCCCCGATCCCCGTAGGCGCCGGACCGATCGCCGTGGCGGTCGCCGGCAACAACAAGGTCTACGTCAGCAACATCAACGGGAGCAACGTCAGCGTCATCCAATTCGACCCGACGCTGACCATCATCAACCCCACCCAAGGGCCCATCGCGGGCGGCACGGTCGTGACGATCAACGGCACCAACCTGACCGGAGCAAGTGTCGACTTCGGCGGCATCCCCGCCACCGGGGTGAGCGTCAACGCCACCGGCACGCAGATCACCGCCACCATTCCGCCCGGGGCGGCGGCCGGTCCTGTGATCGTCACCGTCACCACCCCTGGTGGCAGTGCCAGTCTGGTGAACGGCTTCACCTACCTCCTGCCCGTCCACGCCACCTCGCTGGTCGCGACCCCGGCGCTGTCGAAGCTGTTCCCGCCGCACGTGTACTTCCCGTACCTGACCGCCACGCTGACCGACCAGGTCACCGGGCTGCCCGTGCCCGGCCAGACCATCAGCTTCAAGATCGGCAGCAACCTCGTGGGCACCGCCACCACCGACGCACAAGGTGTCGCCCGGTTCAACGAGACGCTCATCCTGACGCTCATCCTCGCCCACGGCGGCTATGACGCCGAGTTCGCCGGCGGCTCCACCGGGTCGGCAATCCTGTCGCCGTCCAGCGACCACGCGGGAGTCATCGAGCCCTGA